From the Chanos chanos chromosome 7, fChaCha1.1, whole genome shotgun sequence genome, the window aaagggaacacacacacacacacacacacacacacacacaaagcattatGAACGACACGTTTATCAGTGTGGCCTCTGCCCTGCTCTCAAATATCTctcataaacatttataaaacttTACAGCCGCTCATTAGCAACACGCAATTTACAGTGGCTAAATTCTAAGTCTCACTAAGACAGGTCACCAGGAACTTCCTTTCACTAGTACCAGATTAGAACTGCAGTTCTTCACTGCAAACTCTTTTTATTTGACAGTTAAATATACATGACTGATGCTCAATGCCTGTGTACTTTTATTCCTTATAGctatacacactcactccttgGCAGTGGGTCAAATGGAATTTCTCtattgaaaatacaaaatgatAGCCAGTGCAGTGTTCCAGTGGGCGCCGAGTTAGGGATTTGGGACGCGGGGGGGTGGGGCGTACCGTACTGCCTCACGTCCACGCAGATGTTGTCTACGGAGGTGATGTTGGCGACAGGAGACTTCATGGCGGAACATGTGGTCCACATgttgaagaagaggaagacggGTATCGCGGAGAAACCGAAAATTCCAAGCCAAGCCAAGAACAGGATGTAGGTCAGGAACACAAACTGGATATAAGGAAACATGTGGATTCAGCCATTTCAAAAGTACCTTTAAACACTTAACACATTTGCCATAAATGAAGACACACAATGACCTGATCAGAGGCGTTGTTGTAATACACTCTACCACAGGCATAACTGTGTACTCCATAACCACACATGACCAGAATCCTAATCCTCTTCATTATATGTAGGGATTCAGGATCTAATATGATGACCTATTTAAAGCCACGGACAGATCTTTAGGCCTATATGAGATTATAGCACTagcacatgtgaacacacatatgcatgcacacaaacacacacactctctctctccctttctcttacacacacagacacacacacacagacacacacatgcacacacacgcacacgcacgcacacacacacgtacgcacacacatgcacgcccaAAGGCTTTAAATGCTGATCTTACTGGACATCTGCAGCAATTAATAGAATTAGACTACATGGCACAAACTGTGCCAGAACAACCCCCCAGGGTAGAGcttggtgtgtatgtatttttaaaagggtctgtgtgtgtgtttgtgtgtgtatgttgaccTCACCATGGCACTAATGCAGCGGCCGCATACGGTGGTCTTGAACTCGCTGTGCATCTCTTTGACAGCACTGGTGGTGTAAAAACCTTCGGCCAACAGAATAATCCcgtagaggaagaagaaagaggccAGGCCATAGATGATGTACTGCAGAATCTGAACTCTggacagatacacaaacataaacacattacaaagcCATATTAAATAAGGTCGGTACAAACATACGAAATGACACAATCTGGTTATATGCGTTGAATATGATATTATAGCTGTGTAGACAATACATTGTCTACACATAATCATGCAATAGTATTTTCTGTGTGATGCCTAACGTACAGGCAGCCAACTTGACGCTGATGAAAGGTAATCACAGACAACGAGCGTGAGGTCTGAGTTTAGTGCAGATATGTGATTGGAATGATGATATAGAGAGAAATTTAGTCAGAAATGCCTAGTTATCCATTCACTGTTGGAACTGAGCTGTTTATGTGAGAGGACAAACATATAGCACAAGCTGAACTCAGAAGAAAACAGATCTATTCTGACAACACAGTGTATTACTCACTTCTACACTTAGCagtgtacatgtacacacacacacacacacacacacacacacacacagacaaacacagagacaaaaacataaacagacatttcaTGAGCAAATGGCTCGTGACCAATCCCACATGTGCTCACTCTTTCCCACGCATATGTATAAGATGTGTcgacaaaacacacagttcttTGCTAACTTGACATGACCATCCTTCAACATGgattcacagaaacaaaaagcaTACGAACAGCATGAGCACAGTGtaatacactacactatagTGTTACAATAGCTCAGTCATAAGCCCTCTATGAAAACAAGCACTTATTATCCTTTCTTATTGGGgaaatacatatgtatatcTTCCAAGTTTTTGTTCTTAAGACACCTAAGTAGTTTCCTCACTACGTAAGGGAACTGGGAACTCTGTAGGTCAGaccttaaagagagagagagagagagagagagagagagagttagcgAACACTTACACGTCAATGAGTGTGGCATTGTCGCCGGGCACACGGGAGAAGTGATTCTCCAGCATGGTGACGGTGCCAGTCAGAGCCACGTGGCCACACCCGCAGAAAAGGGCCACGCCACAGAAGCAGAGGATGGTGGCCACCAGCGAGGCATAGGGCACTCCACCCAGACACTTAATGCAGCACTCGAAGCaacctgcacagagagaaaagacaaagaggacaCCGCTGTTAAATCAAACTGCCAGACAATGAAGGGCACGGCTAGGGAAAAATGCACtaaaaatgagtgtttgtggaTAAGATTTCAGTCCTTCATCGAGCGATAAATCAAACAGATTCATTTGCAAGTGCTTTCGTCGATTTAGTTTCCGAAGATTATAGGTAGATGTCTGAAAGGATATACAGCTGTCACGTCCCACCTTTTACAGACGCAGTGAAAGGAATCACAGACATCATCGCTAATTATGACAACCACACTTCAAAAGAAATTAACAGGCCATCCATGAAACTTACACTTGTCACTAAAGTCATGAGTTGGCCTGATAATCGGTGTTCTAGCACGCTAAAACTGAACTAGCGCCAGCTAGTGAAACACTTATAAATAATCAGGGAAATGACCATGGAGCTCCTCTACTGGTTTGTTTACAATCGAAGTCAGAATTAAGTGATCTGTAGTTTAATCTGCACCTGCAATTTAGTACGGCCTGAGTTCAGTAGTGCTTCCTCATCTTTACGTTATACCCTGGCCATTCTGTTGGGCTGTCATTTTAATTTGGCAGTAAAACCACCtgttacaaacattttcaatgaTGATAATATTCTAATTGCTACCAATTAAAACTGACACCAATGGTCACGCATCAAAACTATCCACTAAGAAATCAGCTTTACTTCCCCAGTTTGGGTGGGGAGGTACAATGTTTCCAAGCCCTTGAAATGAGCGTTAATATTCACTCGCGCTCCGCTAGACCAATGGGCTAATGGGGAGAAATGTCTTAGTGGCTCCTGATTACccacaaaccaaaccaaaccaaaccgcTTCAGAGAAgcactttcttctctcttcagtcGTCTCTTTGAACAGGAAAAGTGCATCTCTTCCGCGGCAGCTCTCTCAAACACTCCCCAAGCTGTCCCCCTTTCAAGGTTAGCAAGCTACATCAGAAGTTCCAACTTCACTTACATCCACTCAGCGTTAAATGTTGCATGAGCTTCAGAGCTTAACACAATGTAGAGCCCCTCTTCACTTCACTGGCAGTCCTGGTTCTTTATCTTCTAAGGCATACATTAACAAAGTCATCTCTCACAATTGCACAAATAATGTATTAGCCAATGCTGAATAAATGAACTTCAGGACGACTGTCAGTTATTTtttgaccacagagagaaactatAGGCTCACTGTTGGAAAACTGTAGTTACTTTGCCTCTCCTTAGAGAGAATCCAATTAAAGAGGCTGCATAGACAATAAAGGTTTTAAAGAGAAGGCGACACGGTGCACATACAAGGTCACACCTTGTAGCCTCGGAGCGTTCTGACCAGTTCATCACATTAGCAATGCCAATTCACCCAATAGATGATGCGTCAGTGAAAAATTATAGCGGCCATCTGTTCCGCACTGTTAGACCCCATTTATGATTCTCACTTCTACAGGAATTTACCACAGATCTTtgaaaaaagctttaaaaaacccacaaactgctaaataaaagagacataatcattaaaataatcatttactgatgacagagaaaagattaaaaagcaTGTTTAATCATACTGTATGTGGTAAAGACCACTCTACTTGAAACTAAAGACTAGAGTTAAGAGTGTTATGGTAGCACTtcagtgaaaaagacagagagacaatggaACGAGGGAGTATTCTTAAACAGAATGTGAGTTTAATGGCTTATATAATGCTTGTTAAAAATAGctccaacatacacacacacacacacatgcacactgcacacatacacacacacacatacacatagaggACATTGCAATTGCACACTCTTGCGTGTACCACTTtggtgtttccatggcaaccctaTTCCAATTGGTATCCTTAAACACCTCATAATTACAGCAATGTGAGCATCTTCGGAAGACCATTCTGTATCACAGAATACGTTACGGTAAAATCATGTTTAAACAATGAGCACAGCATTGTTAACATTTCATGCTTCAGGTCAAGTCTGTGAGgtaatcaatctctctctccctcttttttttttggctgtattTGTTGTATAGCTAACTGCAGGCAATTCCTAGATGCACAGAGAGATAACACTGTAGTTTTATGGAGCGAAATGAACTGAGAAGCAAATTAAATATTCAGatacactcataaacacagaaacataagcAAACCTCAACCTTTGCAAGTGTGGATGCCAATATATCAAATTTCATCTTTTGTAAGAACACATGCCAATGTAAATTCATTCAAATGTCCCTGTATAAAACAGATTTACACTTCATACATAATAAATGTATAGCACATAAATGTGTGAACACTAAAAATACCTTTAGCACACAGCATTATGCTGCATATCATGCATGTTTAACGATGACAAATTACACCACACTGAAGTAGTGGGTTTGCAAACAGAACTCCAAGGGGAAGGGCTTTGTTTACTGGTTGATAATTACCATAATGTGCATATGAGTGAAAAATTTCTGCGCTGTCTTGAGAGGTGACGGGAAGAGGTTTTTCTAAGCGAACGCCTTCAGATGAAGAGAGACTGACTGTGCAGAGTGTGAAATCCAAGAGGCAGCCAAAGAGACGAAAGTCTCGGATGAGCAGTTGcgtaacagcacagagaatatTGTATAATGGGTCCGTCCCATTAATGTTAATGAAGAAACACCCCAAGCCGTGAGGTGCAGGCTAAATTAACGAGCACACTGGATGATCTATCTGCATGCCGGACactgggggcggggggtggggggtggtttGGGACAGCTTCCTGTTGAATTGCTGAGAAGTCTCTCAAGAGAGTCCACCTAAAGACTTTGCCCATTCAGTCCGACAGTTGAAAGAGGTAGCcgcaaaagaacaaaacagccACTGTTATCACAACTTCACACAAACGTACCATGTAGTCTAAAAACAACAgccatttcacatttttatctgTGCCTTAACTTTAGTATCTTGGTACATAGATAAAACCAGCAGGTACTGTACAGAACACTCTAAATGTATTATGTACTGACCTCTTGGCCCTTCTTGAAAAGGTCCCAGACAAATATTAACGGTTTAAATAtgagagccttttttttttttttttgggtctaCACGGTGCAGGGACGACTAGCGGGTGCCCATGGTAGTGCCTGCTGGGAAAAGCCATTCATCAGAGCATTAATGGGCGGGAGTCGGGCAGGAAGGGACAGCCCGGGCCAACCATAAAGGAAATCAATGAGCTATTCATTAGAGAAGCATTTAAGGGCTTCGGACGGGCCGAGTCATCTCTCTTACTTTGTTCCAAGAGAGCATTAGTCTCCGCAGTCATGAAATTTTACGACTGGACGGCCAacagagatatgaaaaaaaaaaaaaaaaaagaggcccaCGCTTTAACGGGCGAATTTGTCTATGTCTCAGCTTTcactggatcttttttttttctttctctgttaccACTGATAAAGACACATGTTGTGCTGTTTATCCTAACATCTGCTCTGGCCACAGGAGACCCAgaactctctcttctcttctgaaaTCCGACCTTCTTGGGAAGCAGACTGCTTTTGATGCATCGACTTTTTGTCCGGCGATGGCAAAGCtgtctgccatttttttttattgggtttTATTGGGTTTCTTTATGTTATAATGATTTACACTAATGCTAAAATAAATCCTAAGACAGATAGCATCAAgtcaagaaaaataaaacaacagctgagAGTCTAAGTCTTGCTATAATAACCATTTGGTCCATGAAAGTAGTATGTGGACACATGGAGAGCACACCGTTCCCGGTTCAGGGATCAGGGCAACTTTCATCTTCTTTTGACGTCCAGTATCTATTAGACATTTGATGTGTTATAGGCTGTCCattgtgtgcctgtatgtgctGTGATAATGAATGCCAGGAgatcggggggtggggggtggggtgggggggagaggaccacagagacagaggtttgGAGCACAGACCTAGATGGGCACTGATTCGGAATTactcccttcccctcccctcctccatgTTAATGGCAGATAGACCCACTGACAGCTGTGTTCATTACAAATCCAGTCAATGATACTGCTGGTAAACAGTGCTCTCCACGCCTTATTGCAATTTCTACTGACTTTAATTAATCACAAAACCAGATCATTTCCAATTTGATATTTGGCAGTGAATGTATACTACTGACTCATATCTccttgcatttttttaaatgtgacgCACGGTTGAGTCACACTGATGTGATAATTGGTGATGCTATAAAGTAATTCAGttatcattttcatcttttgccAATAATAAATGTGAATGAACCTAAATGGTAGATATAACAAATAAGACTTAAAGGATTAAACTTTACTTAATTGAAATATTTTATCTTATCTTAAAGTATTCAAAACAGTGATGTCAAACTACACATTTTATTATGGACATAGTATTTTCAACGCAGGCATGATCTGCCTATGCTACACGCACTGAGCAGCTTGAACTCAATGTAAAGTGTAAGTTATAGTACGTTACTGTACTGAGTTAAAGTACGTAATTGTACTGGTCCTAGGAGGTTTACATCATTTTTCACTGCTTCTCTCCAAAGAGAGTCTTTTCAGAAGGATACAGTAGATCTGCTGTCAAAGTTTTGGGGCATGGCTTTTTGAAGAGAAAGCAATACAtagagagcgagcaagagagaaaccgaaagagagagagagaaagagagagagagagaaagtgaaagagagagagagaatggaaaggAGAGGgagctggagaaaaagagaacgagagaacgCATTTTTTGGCCTGAGGGCTGGTGAAAAGCGGTTGCCATGGAAGCATGTTACCCACGACCCAGTTGAGTGCACCCGCAGCTGACTGACTCTTCGTTGCCACAGTTTCCACACACTTCCCACACGGATGCAACACAGTGCCAGAATCAGCACTCACCccaggggtttgtgtgtgtgtgtgtgtgtgtgtgtgcatgctcatgtgcatgtgcgtttgcgcatgtgtgtgcacacacaaacgtctCTTAGTGTGAACttgacttttaaaatgataaggctgaggacagagagggcATAGAGGTTCCAGACTCACAGTCTCCCACTGACCCTTGCATTTAATGTCAGACAGCGCTCAGCTCCAGAGCTGGCCTCATGCCCTATCACGGGCCATGTCATACATCTATAGGGAAAGGTGACTTGCTCCTCTGTCCTATTCATTACCGTAACATTCCCATAGCTATAAGGCACTTTCAAATATCTTTGTGAAACAACATGAGTTAACATGCATAAATACAGCATTGTcattagaaaaaacaaaaacagttttcactTTGTTAATCAGCAAAGGTATCAGTGCTACataaatatagatagatagataaaaggGGTATCAGTGAAAAAGGGACATTTTTGTGTAAGGCTGATGAATACTTAAAGAGCCATCCGTCTTGTCAGAGTAAAAGGCCGCTCTTTTATAGAAGAACCACATTCACTTGCAGGGCAACTTTCACTCTgggaaaattctttttttttttttttttaggcaaaCACACCAAAGTGATGTCTTTTCAAGCTGTTAGAGCAAAGCCTTTTCCAACTGCCCCCAACTGGCTTGTTATCTGATTCAGACTGCCTTCATCTACAGTATAAGAGCAACAGTCGATGACAGCTGAATCATATTAATGAATGTCACACTAACAAAGGCACAACACACTGGTCCTGGATCAGTTCTTTCTGAGTTTtttaatgattgtttttttcctaataCTCTCAAAGTTCCCTTTCTATATTACTCCTTAACATGTGagacaaaatataaaaactgCAGATGCCTAAGCTCAATTAAATGCTATCTCTATAGTGATGCATTCCCACAATATTACTCAAGAACTCAAATATAGTAGGTTACAACAAACAACAGGTTTTTTGTGGCTGTGGAAACCATTCCAATACCATGAACATGCACAGGCACTAAGGAAAgtcaacatttttcttttctcaaataGGAAAACCTGTCACTGCAGTAGACCTTGATACCAGGGGAGCAGAGAAATATGAGGAATGCCATTTTGTCTGGCCATTGTGGTTTTATCTCCACAAAACTCTTTCCCAGGGTCCATGTGCACTCCAGCTGCTGGAAATATAATCTCCTCTAAAACCC encodes:
- the gpm6ba gene encoding glycoprotein M6Ba, translated to MDGMKPAMETTAEENQDESQESKGCFECCIKCLGGVPYASLVATILCFCGVALFCGCGHVALTGTVTMLENHFSRVPGDNATLIDVVQILQYIIYGLASFFFLYGIILLAEGFYTTSAVKEMHSEFKTTVCGRCISAMFVFLTYILFLAWLGIFGFSAIPVFLFFNMWTTCSAMKSPVANITSVDNICVDVRQYGVIPWSADPGKVCGDTLGDVCNTSEFYLSYHLYIVACAGAGATVIALIHYLMILSANWAYLKGACQTHAYQDIKTKDDQELQDVQSRSKEGLNSYS